The following coding sequences lie in one Thalassoglobus polymorphus genomic window:
- a CDS encoding HAD family hydrolase, whose translation MFSLQRNLLFAVIPVFLCSSIQADDPLPSWNETSPKHRLIQYVKDSTTEGESFIPVEERIAVFDNDGTLWPENPLPFQLIFAIDEIRRLAPSHPEWKEDKLVQAVLKGDVKTLKESGRKGLGKLLAMTHTGITTVEFETRVQNWLKTAKHPRFDRPYNELGYQPMLELLAYLRANGFQTWIVSGGGVDFMRVWTEEAYGIPRNQIVGSVGKTHFEMRDGTPVLIKDPEIDFVDDKAGKPVAIHRQIGRRPRGAFGNSDGDYEMLQWTTIGHAPSIGLIVHHTDADREYAYDKAPKSSGKLIKGLEDAAKRNWIVVDMKKDWKRVFSAE comes from the coding sequence ATGTTCTCTTTGCAACGAAATCTATTGTTCGCAGTTATCCCAGTCTTTCTATGCTCAAGCATACAAGCGGATGACCCTCTTCCTTCCTGGAATGAGACTAGCCCAAAGCATCGCTTGATTCAGTATGTGAAGGACTCCACTACGGAAGGTGAAAGTTTCATTCCCGTTGAAGAACGAATTGCCGTCTTCGACAACGATGGAACCCTCTGGCCTGAGAATCCACTTCCGTTTCAACTCATTTTCGCGATCGACGAAATTCGCCGCCTCGCTCCTTCTCATCCGGAATGGAAGGAAGATAAGTTGGTTCAGGCAGTCTTGAAGGGGGATGTGAAAACTCTCAAAGAGAGTGGACGGAAAGGCCTCGGCAAGTTGCTCGCAATGACGCATACGGGAATTACCACCGTAGAGTTCGAGACTCGCGTTCAGAACTGGTTGAAAACTGCGAAGCATCCAAGATTTGATCGACCATATAATGAACTCGGTTACCAACCGATGCTGGAACTGTTGGCATATTTGCGTGCGAACGGTTTTCAAACTTGGATCGTCTCTGGTGGTGGGGTTGATTTTATGCGAGTTTGGACTGAAGAAGCGTACGGAATTCCACGAAATCAGATTGTGGGATCAGTTGGGAAGACGCACTTCGAGATGCGGGATGGAACGCCTGTGTTGATCAAAGATCCGGAGATCGATTTCGTTGATGATAAAGCTGGGAAACCAGTCGCCATTCATCGTCAAATTGGGCGCAGACCGAGAGGAGCATTCGGAAACTCGGACGGGGACTATGAAATGCTGCAGTGGACCACAATCGGACATGCTCCTTCAATCGGCTTAATTGTTCACCACACAGATGCCGACCGTGAGTATGCCTATGACAAAGCTCCAAAGAGTTCCGGGAAGCTGATCAAGGGACTTGAGGATGCCGCTAAAAGGAA